Proteins from a genomic interval of Oncorhynchus mykiss isolate Arlee chromosome 21, USDA_OmykA_1.1, whole genome shotgun sequence:
- the LOC110500603 gene encoding leucine rich adaptor protein 1-like, whose protein sequence is MEEDNVLSDFKDIEKKLGRNVPESLIRSLAGGHHHHDKHEDRKPATPKNRSNSSDLKRLESKILFLKQEMAHLRAIDVKLMQQLMSINEGIESIKWVMADKGGLASRESSLTGSLYSLTDSEDDTSPRGSFTSLHDGNSDGLDGISVGSYLDTLEELAEDLPDHPSPTDLNLFSDIPIIENKTFSKPPMQVRVDSDEYYCFG, encoded by the exons ATGGAAGAGGACAACGTGTTATCCGATTTTAAGGACATTGAGAAAAAGTTGGGTCGCAATGTTCCTGAAAGTCTCATTCGTTCCCTAGCGGGAGGACATCATCATCACGACAAACATGAGGATAGAAAACCGGCGACACCGAAGAACCGCTCAAACTCTTCTGACTTAAAACGACTGGAGAGCAAGATATTATTTTTGAAACAGGAAATG GCCCACCTCCGTGCAATCGATGTCAAGCTGATGCAGCAGCTGATGTCAATCAACGAGGGCATCGAATCCATCAAATGGGTGATGGCGGACAAGGGGGGCCTAGCCAGTCGTGAAAGCAGCCTGACCGGCAGCCTGTACAGCCTAACGGACAGCGAGGACGACACCTCTCCACGCGGCAGCTTCACCAGTCTGCATGACGGAAACAGTGACGGATTGGATGGGATATCCGTGGGCAGCTATCTGGATACGTTGGAGGAGTTAGCCGAGGACCTTCCAGACCACCCTTCTCCAACGGATCTTAATCTCTTCTCAGATATACCCATCATAGAGAACAAGACTTTCAGCAAGCCACCCATGCAAGTCAGAGTGGATTCCGATGAGTACTATTGCTTTGGATAG
- the LOC110500604 gene encoding 5,6-dihydroxyindole-2-carboxylic acid oxidase yields the protein MWKYGLLVLLGAVFVRAQFPRECVTPEGLRSGQCCPSPFGVANDDCGSATGRGQCISIAADASAHGPQYPHDGRDDRERWPIRYFNRTCQCNGNFTGYNCGRCRHGFAGLNCDQPVAVVRRNVMQLSADQKRAFVTALDQAKRAVHPDIVIATRRYQEVFGPDGNTPQFENITIYNYFVWTHYYSVSKTFLGAGQPSFGGVDFSHEGPGFVTWHRFHLLQLERDMQDMLQDPSFALPYWNFAVGGSTCDICTDDLLGARSNLDMNSISTNSIFSNWRVICESVGDYDTLGTICNNTETTPIRRNPAGNVARPMVQRLPEPQDVADCLQVNTFDTPPYYSTSSESFRNTIEGYSAPQGNYDPVVRSLHNLAHLFLNGTGGQTHLSPNDPIFVLLHTFTDAIFDEWLRRHAPDLAVYPSENAPIGHNRGYNMVPFWPPVTNAEMFLTAPENLGYSYEAEWPAAPLTLTEIITIAIVAALVVVAVIFAATTCAVRSHSYSKLEGRQPLLGEQYQRYDDDKGQSVV from the exons ATGTGGAAGTATGGCTTGCTGGTGCTCTTGGGCGCAGTGTTTGTGCGCGCGCAGTTTCCGAGGGAATGTGTGACTCCAGAGGGACTTCGGAGTGGTCAGTGTTGTCCATCCCCGTTTGGGGTCGCGAATGACGACTGCGGGTCCGCTACTGGACGTGGTCAGTGCATTTCGATAGCGGCAGACGCAAGTGCACACGGCCCCCAGTACCCCCACGATGGACGGGATGACCGTGAACGTTGGCCTATCCGCTACTTCAATCGAACCTGCCAGTGCAACGGGAATTTCACCGGTTATAATTGTGGCCGTTGTAGGCATGGATTTGCCGGGTTAAACTGTGACCAACCGGTTGCTGTTG TCCGGAGAAACGTGATGCAGCTCAGTGCGGATCAGAAGCGAGCTTTCGTAACCGCGCTGGACCAGGCCAAGCGCGCGGTGCACCCGGACATTGTAATTGCTACCAGGCGGTACCAGGAGGTATTCGGTCCGGATGGAAACACCCCGCAGTTTGAGAACATCACCATCTACAATTACTTTGTGTGGACCCACTACTATTCGGTCAGCAAGACCTTCTTGGGGGCCGGCCAGCCGAGCTTTGGCGGAGTCGACTTCTCTCATGAAGGTCCGGGTTTTGTGACCTGGCACAGGTTTCACCTGCTCCAACTTGAGCGTGACATGCAG GATATGCTGCAAGACCCGTCCTTTGCCCTGCCCTACTGGAACTTTGCCGTTGGTGGAAGCACCTGTGACATCTGCACAGATGACCTATTGGGAGCGAGGAGCAACCTCGATATGAATTCCATCAGCACCAACTCCATCTTCTCCAACTGGAGGGTGATCTGTGAGAGTGTGGGGGACTATGATACACTGGGGACCATCTGCAACA atACTGAGACCACCCCCATCAGGAGAAACCCAGCTGGAAACGTGGCCCGCCCCATGGTGCAGCGTCTCCCTGAGCCCCAGGATGTGGCAGACTGCCTGCAGGTGAACACCTTTGACACCCCTCCCTACTACTCCACCTCTTCAGAGAGCTTCAGGAACACCATCGAGG GCTATAGTGCCCCCCAGGGAAACTACGACCCAGTGGTACGGAGCCTTCACAACCTGGCCCACCTGTTTCTGAACGGGACAGGGGGACAGACCCACCTCTCGCCCAACGACCCCATCTTCGTACTTCTCCACACTTTCACGGATGCCATCTTTGACGAGTGGCTCAGGAGGCACGCCCCTG ATTTGGCAGTCTATCCTTCAGAGAATGCCCCCATTGGTCACAACAGGGGGTACAACATGGTTCCCTTCTGGCCTCCAGTGACCAACGCTGAGATGTTTCTTACAGCCCCAGAGAACCTTGGCTACTCCTATGAGGCTGAATGGCCAG CTGCTCCTTTAACTTTGACTGAGATCATCACCATTGCCATCGTGGCGGCCCTGGTCGTCGTCGCTGTAATCTTTGCTGCCACCACATGTGCCGTGCGCTCCCACTCTTACAGCAAACTGGAGGGCCGCCAGCCCCTGCTGGGAGAACAGTACCAACGCTACGACGACGACAAAGGCCAATCCGTGGTCTGA